The nucleotide window ACGCGCACCGGATACGGCGGTACCCGGCGCGTCTTCAGCCGTGCGCCCAAGAGCCGCGCGTTGCGCTCGGCGTCGCTCAATTCACGCCACCACAGCCAGTGATCGCGGCGCCACGCCGTAGTCCACGCGCTCGAACTTCCCCAGGAAGTCGCCGTCGGCCTCCATCGGGAACGGCCGGCCGTCGGCGCTCGTGATCGTGAGGCCGTCCACCGGGTCGAAGCCCGTGACCTGCCGGTGACGGGTGACCGTGCGCGCGCGGCCGGAGAAGATGCGCGGGATCAGCGTCGGCATCTCGAGCAGCGTCGCGCGCCGCAGCACGGCGAGCGCGAGCTTGCCGGTGTCGAGTCCGGCGCCCTCGCAGACGCGGATGGGGCGGCTGCCGAAGTAGGTGAAGGGATCAGAGTTCTGCACGATCACGGTGACCGCGTCCACGGTCTCGCCACCCACCTCGACCTTCACGCGCGGCGGCTTCAGCAGGTAGGTCTTGTTGAAGCTCGAGATCGCGGCCCAGGTGAAGTAGTACTCGCCGAACTTCGCCTTGCGGTACGGGTGCGCGTCCACGCGCTCCACCACGCTCGCGTCGAGGCCCACCCCGGAGGCGAACACGAAGTGGCGGCCGTTCACGAGACCGGTGTCCACGCGCCGAGGCCGGAAGTCGTCGGCGATCGAGAGCAGGTGCTCCGTGGCGTCCACCACGTCGTTCGGGATCCCGAGCGTGCGGCAGTAGACGTTCGTCGCGCCGCCCGGCAGGCACGTGAGCGGCGTGTCCGTGCCGGCGAGGCCGTTCGCCACCTCGTTCACGGTCCCGTCGCCGCCGAAGGCCACCACCACGTCGTAGCCCGCCTCGGCCGCCTCGTGGCAGAGCTCGGTGGCGTGACCCTGCGCCTTCGTGTCGATCGCCTCCACGTCGTAGCGGCCCTGGAGCGCGTACACCACGAGGTTCTTCAGCCGGTCCGACACCGTCGTGGCGTACGGGTTCACGATCACGAGCATCTTCTTCTTCGCGCGGCGGTCGGGAAGCGTGCGCTCGGCCAGCTCCTCGGCGCGCTGAAGTGCCGTCTCGCTCACGTTGTCGCCTCAAACCGCACCACGCCGTTCTCCTCCACC belongs to Thermoleophilaceae bacterium and includes:
- a CDS encoding diacylglycerol kinase family protein, whose protein sequence is MSETALQRAEELAERTLPDRRAKKKMLVIVNPYATTVSDRLKNLVVYALQGRYDVEAIDTKAQGHATELCHEAAEAGYDVVVAFGGDGTVNEVANGLAGTDTPLTCLPGGATNVYCRTLGIPNDVVDATEHLLSIADDFRPRRVDTGLVNGRHFVFASGVGLDASVVERVDAHPYRKAKFGEYYFTWAAISSFNKTYLLKPPRVKVEVGGETVDAVTVIVQNSDPFTYFGSRPIRVCEGAGLDTGKLALAVLRRATLLEMPTLIPRIFSGRARTVTRHRQVTGFDPVDGLTITSADGRPFPMEADGDFLGKFERVDYGVAPRSLAVVA